Below is a genomic region from Pyrococcus kukulkanii.
ATCTCACTGAAGCTTGACGCGGTAACCCAGGATATGTGGAGGAAAGTTGACAGACCCCACAAATCCTTAAGCTTGGAGAGAATTTTGGAGGGAATGCTCACATTAAGGGACGAATTCTCAGGAGTCGTTGTTACGGAAACGATGCTGATAAACATAAACTACGGCGATGAGCTTGAAAGAATCGCGGAGTTTCTAAAAGATTTAAAGCCCGACAAAGCGTACATCGCAATTCCAACGAGGCCACCAGCGGAGAAGTGGGTCAGACCGGCGAGTGAGAAGGTTATTCACCTAGCATACCAGCTCTTCAGCGGAGCCATTGGGCCCGAAAACGTTGAATACCTAATAGGGTACGAGGGCAACGCCTTCGCATTCACAGGCAACGTTGAGGAGGACATACTCTCTATAACCGCGGTTCACCCGATGAGGGAAGATGCAGTTAGGGAACTACTTAGGAAGGCCAATGCTTCCTGGGATGTAGTTGAGAGGCTAATTAGGGAGGGTAAGCTCATCGAGCTCGAGTACGACGGCGTGAAGTTCTATATGAGAAAGTTAAAGTCAAGACTTTGATCAGATTAAACAGATTTGAGCATATGCACAAATTTTAAAAATATTAGGCTGACCTAATTCTCGGAGGTGAGGAGATGCAGATAGCGATAAGCGGTGGGAAGGGCGGAACGGGCAAATCAACAGTTGCCATAAACGTTGCGGTTGAATTGGCCAAGAGATTCAAGCTTATCCTAGCTGATCTGGACGTTGAGGCTCCAAATGATCACCTCCTCTTAGGGGTTGAGCTGCAGAACGAGGAGGAGGTAAACCAGTTCATGCCGAAGTTCGACTATTCAAAGTGCATAAAGTGCAGGAAGTGCGCGGAGGTCTGTGAGGAGCACGCTATAATAACCCTGAAGGACGGAACGCCCTTCCTAATGCCCACACTGTGCTCTGGCTGCAGGGCCTGTGAGATAGTCTGTCCGGTTCCCGGGGCAATACAGGAAGGCTCGAGGCTTATTGGCCACACGTACGTTACGCCGACCCCCTACGGCTTCACCCTCGTGACAGGAAAGCTAAGGGAAGGGGAAGAGAGGTCAATGCCATTAGTAGTTGCCGCCAAGAAGAGGCTCAAAAACCTTGACTACGAGCTCTTGATAGTTGATACAGCTGCCGGAACCGGAAATACAGTTTCAAAGGCCATCGAGGGATCTCAGCTCTTAATAGCGGTCACTGAGCCAACTCCCCTAGGAATCCACGATACCGAGTTGATCTTACAGCTCGGCAAGCTTATGGGAATTGAAACCTGGGTTGTCATCAATAGGGCAGATCTAGGTGACGTTAACGAAGTCTACGAGAGAGCGGAGAGGTATAACGCCAAAGTAATAGCGGAGATACCGTACAGCGAGAACATCGTAAAAACGTACGTTTCTGGAACTCCAATTGTAACGACCGATTATCCCGAAGCTGAGATATTCAGGGGAATTGCTGAGAGGATTTACGAGTTCTTGAGGGGGTGATAAAATGCAGATAGTTATAGCGAGCGGTAAGGGTGGTGTTGGCAAGAGCACGGTTACAGCATCCTTACTCTACCTGCTCAAGGATGAGTACAGGCTAATAGCGGTTGATGCAGATGCCGAAGCTCCAAACCTTGGCTTACTCCTTGGAGTAACTGAATGGGAGGAGGAAAGGGAGCACATAGGAGCGAAGATAGCTAGAATTAACACAGAAACGTGCATCCGCTGTGGAATTTGTCAGATGAGATGTCCCTACGAGTGCATCTACGTTGACGATGAAGGAAACTATGTGGTTAACGAGCTCACATGCGAGGGTTGCAACGTTTGCGGTTTAGTGTGTCCTGTCCCAGGAACGATAACACTGGAGCAGGTTCGCTCTGGAGTGATAAGGAGGGCTATAACCAAGTACGGCTTCCCAATAATCTCGGCCCAACTTGACGTAGGAAGGCCCGAGAGCGGTAAGCTGGTTACAGAGGAGAAGGAGTGGGCCAAGCAGATAATGAAGGAGCAAAACCTAGAGCATATGATTGTTGACTCCGCTGCTGGAATTGGGTGCCAAGTTATAGCTAGCGTTGGAGGGGCCGATGTTGCAATTTTAATTGCCGAGCCAACTCCAGCCTCACTGAGCGACGTTCAGAGGGTCTATAAAGTAGTCCAGCACTTCCACGAGCCTGCCTATCTAATAATAAACAAGGCTGACATAAATCCTGGGTTCACGAAGCTTAGGGAATGGGCAGAGCAAGAAGGAATTCCCATCCTCGGGGAAATACCCTACGACTCTGCAATTCCAAAGAGCATGTCGATGCTTAGGCCCTTCATTGAGGCGTTCCCAGAGTCAAAAGCCTCTCAGGCAATAAGGGAAATAGCCGAGGCCATTAAGCAGGAGATAATAAAATGATTTTTAAATCCTCTTTCAAAAATCTTTTTAGGTGTGCCTAATTGGTAAGGCCCGAGCTTAAGGAGTACATGGAGAAGGTTATTGAAGCTCTAAAAGATAAATCCCCAAAAGAGGTTTTGAGTTATGCGATATTTAATGAGGAGGATGAGGTTGAATATTATAGGAAGTTGGCCGAGCACGCGAGAAGGGAGAGCATTAGAGTTCTATTCCTTCAAATGGCCGAAGAGAGCTTAGAGCACAAGGAGAAGCTCCTGAAACTTTTCAGGAGGTTATATCCTGGGGAAGAACCTGTTAAGGTTGAAGCTCCTCCAGTTGAAGTTGCTCCTTTCTATCCCAAGTTTGAGACCGTCGATGAGTACCTAGAGGCCTTGGAATACTGCATGGAGAGCGAGCTATTTGCGAGAGAAACTTATGAGATTCTAGCTCAAAAAGCGGTTAACGAAGATTCCAGAGTTTTGTTTGTGCAATTAGCCGAGATGGAGAGAGATCATTACCTGAGGCTCAAGAAAGCATATGAGTTACTCACAGGTTTCAAAAGCAAAAAGATGATGCCTGAAGACATCGAACCTGGGGGTACATCTTCCCCGACAAGGAGAAAGCTAGGTACGTGTTCCTTGACCTAGCTGCAACTAGGGAGGGTTACGTTTTTAGCAGGGATCCTCCCGAGAAAGTTAGAGACTGGATGAAGAGAGATGTAAACACGATATGGATAAGCCCAGCCCCGATAAAGGGCTCAATTAGTCCCAGAACTCTCATTGAATCTAAGGAGAACCTCGTTGAGATCCTCAGAAGGGGGAATGTTGTGTTACTCTTGGAAAATTTGGAGTTCATACTTGCAAAGGAGGACTTCGGAGAAGTTTTGGACTTGATGTCGACCTTAAGGGATGCAGCAATTGCGTACGGCTCTTATTTACTTGTTCATACAATAAAAGATGCAATAGAAAAGAAGGAATGGGTGATTCTAACCTCAGAGCTAAAAATTATAGAAGATTAAGCTTCCATGGCCTTCATTAGCTCTTCTACATTTTCTGGTGGCTTTGTAACTAAGCTTACAAGGATTGTTGCTATTAGGGCAAATATGAATGCTGGGACGAGCTCATATAATCCTGTTACTTCCTTAA
It encodes:
- a CDS encoding radical SAM protein; the protein is MIAFGPVPSRRLGKSLGVNNIPDKVCSYACVYCQIGRTIKMQVERQEFYDPKEIVEDVERKVNEALEKGERIDYITFVPDGEPTLDINLGKEAEMLKDIGIRLAILTNSSLVWREDVREDLMSFDFISLKLDAVTQDMWRKVDRPHKSLSLERILEGMLTLRDEFSGVVVTETMLININYGDELERIAEFLKDLKPDKAYIAIPTRPPAEKWVRPASEKVIHLAYQLFSGAIGPENVEYLIGYEGNAFAFTGNVEEDILSITAVHPMREDAVRELLRKANASWDVVERLIREGKLIELEYDGVKFYMRKLKSRL
- a CDS encoding P-loop NTPase, yielding MQIAISGGKGGTGKSTVAINVAVELAKRFKLILADLDVEAPNDHLLLGVELQNEEEVNQFMPKFDYSKCIKCRKCAEVCEEHAIITLKDGTPFLMPTLCSGCRACEIVCPVPGAIQEGSRLIGHTYVTPTPYGFTLVTGKLREGEERSMPLVVAAKKRLKNLDYELLIVDTAAGTGNTVSKAIEGSQLLIAVTEPTPLGIHDTELILQLGKLMGIETWVVINRADLGDVNEVYERAERYNAKVIAEIPYSENIVKTYVSGTPIVTTDYPEAEIFRGIAERIYEFLRG
- a CDS encoding nucleotide-binding protein, yielding MQIVIASGKGGVGKSTVTASLLYLLKDEYRLIAVDADAEAPNLGLLLGVTEWEEEREHIGAKIARINTETCIRCGICQMRCPYECIYVDDEGNYVVNELTCEGCNVCGLVCPVPGTITLEQVRSGVIRRAITKYGFPIISAQLDVGRPESGKLVTEEKEWAKQIMKEQNLEHMIVDSAAGIGCQVIASVGGADVAILIAEPTPASLSDVQRVYKVVQHFHEPAYLIINKADINPGFTKLREWAEQEGIPILGEIPYDSAIPKSMSMLRPFIEAFPESKASQAIREIAEAIKQEIIK
- a CDS encoding ferritin-like domain-containing protein, coding for MVRPELKEYMEKVIEALKDKSPKEVLSYAIFNEEDEVEYYRKLAEHARRESIRVLFLQMAEESLEHKEKLLKLFRRLYPGEEPVKVEAPPVEVAPFYPKFETVDEYLEALEYCMESELFARETYEILAQKAVNEDSRVLFVQLAEMERDHYLRLKKAYELLTGFKSKKMMPEDIEPGGTSSPTRRKLGTCSLT
- a CDS encoding DUF835 domain-containing protein, producing MFLDLAATREGYVFSRDPPEKVRDWMKRDVNTIWISPAPIKGSISPRTLIESKENLVEILRRGNVVLLLENLEFILAKEDFGEVLDLMSTLRDAAIAYGSYLLVHTIKDAIEKKEWVILTSELKIIED